The Punica granatum isolate Tunisia-2019 chromosome 4, ASM765513v2, whole genome shotgun sequence genome has a window encoding:
- the LOC116203768 gene encoding U5 small nuclear ribonucleoprotein 40 kDa protein: MMQVVPSSREGESALSVAGPRPMEWSTVPHSAPQGPGPNGKQRTSSLLSPIMLLAGHQSAIYTLKFNPSGTVIASGSHDREIFLWNVQGECKNFMVLKGHKNAILDLHWTTDGSQIISASPDKTLRAWDIETGKQIKKMAEHSSYVNSCCSSRRGPPLVVSGSDDGTAKLWDMRQRGAIQTFPDKYQITAVAFSDASDKIFSGGIDNDVKVWDLRKGEVIMTLKGHQDTITGMTLSPDGSYLLTNAMDCKLCIWDMRPYAPQNRCVKILEGHQHNFEKNLLKCSWSPDGSKVTAGSSDRMVYIWDTTTRRILYKLPGHTGSVNECVFHPTEPIVGSCSSDKQIYLGEI; encoded by the coding sequence ATGATGCAAGTCGTTCCCTCTTCGAGAGAGGGCGAAAGTGCCCTGTCCGTGGCAGGTCCGAGGCCGATGGAATGGTCCACTGTCCCACACAGTGCTCCTCAAGGTCCGGGCCCAAACGGAAAGCAGAGAACTTCGAGCTTGCTATCCCCAATAATGCTATTAGCAGGTCACCAGAGTGCTATATACACCTTGAAGTTCAATCCTTCGGGGACAGTCATTGCCTCGGGGTCCCACGACAGGGAGATCTTCTTATGGAACGTTCAAGGGGAGTGCAAGAACTTTATGGTCTTGAAGGGGCATAAGAATGCCATCCTCGATCTCCACTGGACCACCGACGGGTCCCAGATTATATCAGCTAGTCCGGACAAAACCCTTCGGGCATGGGACATCGAGACTGGGAAGCAGATCAAGAAAATGGCTGAGCATTCTTCTTATGTCAATTCCTGCTGTTCTTCGAGGAGAGGGCCTCCTCTTGTTGTCAGTGGTTCCGATGACGGGACGGCCAAGCTCTGGGATATGCGTCAGAGGGGAGCGATCCAGACGTTCCCCGATAAGTACCAAATCACAGCTGTTGCTTTCTCCGACGCGTCAGATAAGATCTTCAGTGGCGGAATAGACAATGACGTGAAGGTGTGGGACCTTCGGAAGGGTGAGGTAATCATGACTCTTAAGGGCCACCAGGACACGATAACAGGCATGACGTTGAGCCCTGATGGATCTTACCTTCTCACTAATGCAATGGACTGCAAGCTGTGTATATGGGATATGCGGCCTTATGCCCCGCAGAACCGGTGTGTGAAGATTCTCGAAGGGCACCAGCACAACTTTGAGAAGAACCTGCTGAAGTGTAGCTGGTCTCCCGATGGAAGTAAGGTCACTGCAGGGAGTTCCGATCGTATGGTTTATATCTGGGACACCACCACTCGGAGGATCCTGTACAAGTTGCCCGGACACACCGGATCAGTGAACGAGTGCGTGTTCCACCCAACAGAGCCCATTGTCGGGTCCTGCAGCAGCGATAAGCAGATTTATCTCGGTGAGATCTGA